The following coding sequences are from one Natrarchaeobius halalkaliphilus window:
- a CDS encoding cation-transporting P-type ATPase, whose product MPLGDVSTALETSERGLDPEDARARLGRAGPNEIEAEEGVSPLRILFGVEPLGLVHWVQIAIAAAVFALLMALFVTVEDRYFERY is encoded by the coding sequence ATGCCTCTCGGGGACGTGTCCACGGCTCTCGAGACATCGGAACGGGGACTCGATCCTGAGGATGCACGTGCGCGTCTCGGTCGAGCTGGACCGAACGAGATAGAGGCTGAGGAGGGTGTCTCACCGCTACGTATATTGTTCGGCGTTGAACCCCTCGGACTCGTTCACTGGGTCCAAATCGCGATCGCTGCCGCCGTGTTCGCGCTACTGATGGCGCTCTTCGTGACAGTCGAGGATCGATACTTCGAGCGCTACTGA
- a CDS encoding universal stress protein gives MPSVSPADPVRSILVATDGSDVASRAIERALTVAERTGASVHVLTVVDTDGAPLRFDIESVHDLEDARERLVEDVVSAFDEHTVDVTGAVLRGTPARAIVTYAEENDVDLIVIGRTGYGGVTETLLGGTADRVVRTASVPVVVVPDLGGGEDE, from the coding sequence ATGCCATCAGTTTCACCGGCCGATCCCGTGCGTTCGATTCTCGTTGCGACTGACGGGAGTGACGTTGCAAGCAGGGCGATCGAGCGCGCACTGACGGTCGCAGAACGGACCGGCGCATCCGTCCACGTCCTCACCGTTGTCGACACCGACGGCGCACCGCTTCGATTCGACATCGAATCCGTCCACGACCTCGAGGACGCCAGAGAGCGACTCGTCGAAGACGTCGTCTCGGCGTTCGACGAGCACACGGTGGACGTAACCGGAGCTGTTCTGCGCGGAACTCCCGCTCGAGCGATCGTCACCTACGCCGAGGAGAACGACGTCGATCTAATCGTGATCGGCCGAACGGGGTACGGAGGAGTTACGGAGACGCTTCTCGGAGGAACGGCCGACCGCGTCGTCCGAACGGCGTCGGTACCGGTCGTCGTCGTGCCCGATCTCGGCGGCGGCGAAGACGAGTGA